GCGCCGCCGCGAGCGCGTGGGGGAAGATCAGGTCGGCATCCACAAACTCCAGATCGTTGATCATATCGATCACCAGCAGCGCCGCCGGAGCGGTGTCCGGAGCCTGGCCGTGCAGCGTCTCGTTTTTGCTCGCCATAGAGCTTCATCCTTTTGCCGGTTGACAGCAGCTACAGGTAGGTCAAAAATAGGCGCTACACGCACTGCAATCGGCGTACCAGCGCCCGATAGGAAAGGCGGCCTATGCCACCAATTGCGATCATCAGCGACATCCACGGCAATCTGCTGGCGCTCCAGGCCGTGATCGAGGACATCGCGCGGCGCGGTGCCGCCGAGGTAATCAACCTGGGCGACCACGCATCCGGCCCGCTGTGGCCCGCCGAGACCGTCGATCTGCTCATGCGGCAGGGCTGGCAGAGCATCGCGGGCAACCACGAGCGCCAGCTGCTCAGCACCCCGCCCGCGCAGATGGGCGCTTCAGACCGCTACGCCCACGAGCGGCTGGGCGAGGCCCAGCTGGGCTGGCTGCGCGCCCTGCCCGCCACGGCGACGCTGGCCGACGGCACGCTGCTGTGCCACGGCACGCCGCACAGCGACGCGCAGTACCTGCTGGAGACGGTGGCGGGCCAGCGGCTACGCCCAGCCACCCGCGCCGAGGTGCGCCAGCGGCTGGGCCAGGTGCGCGCGCCGCTCATCCTGTGCGGGCACACCCACCAGCAGCGCCTCTTCCAGCTCGACGCCGAGACCGCCATCCTGAACCCCGGCAGCGTGGGCCTGCCCGCCTACGAGGACGACGACCCCCAGCACGCCAGCGAGGCGGGGTCGCCGCTGGCCCGCTACGCCCTGA
The sequence above is a segment of the Chloroflexia bacterium SDU3-3 genome. Coding sequences within it:
- a CDS encoding metallophosphoesterase family protein, with the protein product MPPIAIISDIHGNLLALQAVIEDIARRGAAEVINLGDHASGPLWPAETVDLLMRQGWQSIAGNHERQLLSTPPAQMGASDRYAHERLGEAQLGWLRALPATATLADGTLLCHGTPHSDAQYLLETVAGQRLRPATRAEVRQRLGQVRAPLILCGHTHQQRLFQLDAETAILNPGSVGLPAYEDDDPQHASEAGSPLARYALIERGERGWAFELRAVPYDHHAAAGQAARSGRPDWEIALRTGFMGRE